TAACGATGGCTTGGCCGACTGTCGAGGAGTTTCATCCGGATTCGTATGCACTTAGCGTGCTTGCACAATATCTTTCACGAGGAAAAAAGGCTCCGTTTTACCAGGTCCTGGTCGAGAACAGGAAACTTGCTGCAAACCTGAGGACTTCGAACGACACGTCGGAGCTTGCCGGTCAATTCGAGTTGTCTGTCAGAGCATTCGCCGGGAAAGATCTTGACGAGGTGGCAGCTGGAGTGGACGAAGCATTCGCGAAGTTCGAAAGAGAGGGTATTTCGGAAAATGATCTGAATCGGATCAAAGCGGGTCAGGAGACACAGTTCTACAACTCGTTATCGAGTGTTCTTGGAAAGGGCGTGCAGCTTACGCAATACAATATTTTTGCGGGGGATCCGGGTTTCGTAGAAAAAGACATCGCCAACATTCTCGCCGTGACATCGGCGGACGTACGCCGAGTCTACGAAAAATATATCAAAAACAAGAATTATGTCGCGACCTCGTTCGTCCCGAAAGGGAAGATCGAGCTTGCCCTCGAGGGGTCGAAGATCGCGGCTGTGGTCGAAGAGCAGATCGTGCAAGGGGCAGAACAAGAGGTCGATCCAACGATCGCGGCAAAATACGAACGAACGCCGTCAAGTTTTGACCGCACGGTCGAACCACCCTTCGGCCCCACTCCAGAGGTGAAGCTTCCGATCATTTGGGAAAGCAAGCTCTCGAACGGAATGCGTGTCTACGGTATAGAAAACGTTGAGGTTCCGCTTGTCCAGTTTGAGATCGTCATGGACGGCGGGTTGCTCTTGGAGGATATCAACAAGGTCGGCGTTTCGCAGCTGCTTGGCCAACTCATGACGCAGGGCACGGCGAAACGCACCCCGGTCGAGCTCGAGGAGGCGATACAGCAACTCGGTGCGACCATCAATGTTGGAGCCGGAACTGAGGATTTCAGGTTTCGCGTCAATACACTCGCTAGAAATTTTGCTCCAACGCTCGCATTGTTAGAAGAGATGTTGCTCGAACCCAGATGGGACGCGAAAGAATTCGATCTGATCAAACAACGAACGATCGCATCGATCCGGCAGCAGGAGGCACTGCCGAATTCGATCGCGCAGATCGAGTTCAACAAGCTGGTATACGGCGAGAGCGATATTCGTTCGAAAAACCCGCTTGGTTCCATCGCGTCGGTGAACTCGATCACAATGGACGACCTGAAGGCGTATTATGCCCGAAATCTCTCGCCTTCGGTTGCCCGTATGCACCTCGTTGGTGCGATCGACAAAAAGCAGGTGGCCGGGGGGCTTAAGAGCCTGACCTCCAGGTGGAAGGCAAAGCCAGTGACGCTGCCGGTGCTCAAAGCTCCGTCCAGGCCGGAACGTTCGCAGGTTTATTTTTACGATGTTCCCGGCGCAGTTCAGTCGGTCTTACGGATCGGTTATCCGTCGATGGGTATGAACGATCCCGACCAATATCCCGCCGTTGTGATGAACTACATCCTTGGCGGCGGCGGATTTGCCTCGCGGCTGACTCAGCAGCTCCGCGAAACCAAGGGGTATACTTATGGGATCAATTCATCGTTCTCGGGCACTCGTGATACCGGACTCTTCTCGATCTTCAGCGGTGTCCGAAGCAATGTGACGCTCGAATCGGTTCAGCTGATAAGGCTCATCGTCGACAACTATGCTAAGGATTTTTCGACTGACGATCTGGCAACTACAAAGAGCTTTCTTACCAAGAGTAATGCTCGGGCATTCGAGACCTCCGGAGCAAAGCTAAACATGCTCGAGAACATCAGTAAGTATGGTTGGCGACCGGATTATGTAAAACAGCGTGAGCAGATAGTTCGGGAAATGACGGTCGAACGAATTCGAGAACTTTCCGGAAAGTATCTCGATAGCGGCCGAATGTATTGGCTTGTGGTTGGCGATGCGAAATCACAGTTACCGAGATTGAAGGAACTTGGATTCGGCGAGCCCATCGTGATCTCGTCAAAGAACTAAGGGACGGATCTCCGACGGCCGCCGATTGCGGAAAGACGGTTTGTAAACTGCATCGCAAGCGTAAAATGGCGAAGAAAAAGGCGATAGCCAAAACGGAAAAGAAGATATTGATCACGGGTGGAACCGGATTCCTTGGTGCTGAGATCGTCCGTCGATTGACCGATGCCGGAGCACGAAATCTGCGTGTGATGGCATCGAGAGTTCCCGACTGGATGAAGGAATCAGGGGTCGAGCCGATGCTTGGATCGGTAACAAGCCGCGAAAACGTTGCCGCAGCGGTCGCGAACGTCTCGGTTGTGCTCCATCTCGCGGGGAAGGTTTCGCGTAACAATGACGACGCGGCCGCAATGAACAAAATCCATGTCGAGGGTACCAGGCTGCTTTGCGAAGCAGCGAAGGTAGCCGGAGTTCAGACCGTTGTTCTGGCGTCTTCGAGCGGCACGATTGCCGTCAGCGAAGATCCCGAAGAGATCGACGAGACCTATCCTCAGCCCGTTGATGTGATCTCTCGCTGGGCCTACTATTCATCGAAGTATTATCAAGAGCGAACTGCGCTTGAGAATTTTGACGGTGATGGACGCAAGCTAGTGATACTCAATCCGACACTTTTGCTCGGTCCTGGAGACGAAAGGTTAAGTTCGACCAAAGTCGTTCTCGATTTCCTCGGGCGCAAGATACCATATTGTCCAAGCGGCGGGTTAAGTGTGGTCGACAACCGCGATGTTGCGAAAGCGTTCATAAATTCGATCGAAAAAGGACGCCACAAAGAGAAGTATCTTCTTGGGGCAGGCAACATGACATTTGCAGATTTTTTTGGCAGGCTTTCCCGCTTGTCGGGCATTTCTCCACCGATGCTGCGCGTCCCGAAGAAGATCGCGGTTGCTGGAGCCGGAATCATTGATTCGGTATTTCGGAATTGGAACAAAACGTCGCCGATCGAACCGGGCGAGGTCGAGCAGGCGGAATACTTCTGGTATCTGAATAGTGCGAAAGCCGAAGAAGAACTGGGATTTGTGCCTCGCGATACGCAGGAAACGCTTCAAGATACGATCACCTATCTAAGAAAGAACTTTCTTGGAGCAGATGTCTTTAGTTAAGAGATCTGTCAAATTGCGCGTTTGACCAAAAAAGATCGCGTCCGGCCATATTGACTTTGTACTCATCACAAAGCCGATCCTTACGCTACAATACAGATCTTAAGAACCACGAGCTTTGACTATGAGAGATCAGTCATTTTTCGCGACTTCGCGTCTACCTTTCAGCCAACCCGAAAAGAAATAAATGATCAGTCCGATAACTATCGCGATCAGTATCGGAATTCCTTCCTTCGCAAAATCCACACGCGTCAATAGCCATACGATCAAGCCGATAGATAGAATGGCCGCCAAAACGCCGAACGGTGCGGAAAACCTTGCTTCAGGCGCATCACCGCGCCGTCTAAAAACGGGCAGAGCAAGACACGTGGTTGCGTATACGAGCAATCGGGTAATAGTTGCGATCGCAAGTGCAGTAAGAAAGGTAGAGAAGATCGTCAGAATAAGTATGACCACCGAAGTCAAAAGTATCGAGACCCACGGAGTCTTGAAGCTTTCATGGGTACGACTCAGCGTCGACGGAAGGTCGCCGTTCTCAGACATTGCAAACAGCAGCCTCGTACTTCCAAGCAATCCGACATTTAAGTTCCCGAGGATAGACACAAGTGCCCCAACCGTGATGAATGCTGCTCCGTACGTCCCCAGAAAAATGGCTCCGGCGTCAGCAAGCGGCCGCTCCGATTGAGCGAGTCCCGAAAGTGTCCCGATGCTCACAACCTGGATCAAGATATATAGAACGGCAACAACACCAAGGGCGACGAAGAGGGCAATTGGGGTGTTTCGCTGCGGATCCTTTGTCTCACCGCCCATCACGACCCCGACCTCGAAACCGACAAATGCATAGATCAGTAAAAGCACGGCACTTGAAAATGCTCCGTACTCGGGAACAGTGTCGAACGTGAAGTTTTCCGGCTGAATAAAAAAGATGCCTACAGCGACGAAAACGAACAACGGTATCAATTTACCGGCAGTGAATATGTTCGTCATCATGGCCGATTGCTTTACGCCGATCAGGTTCACAACGAAAATCGTCAGAACCACAACGCTGATAGATGCGACACGAAATGTTCCTTGGCTGGCTTGCGGGACAAAAAAACCGAAATAGGTGATCAGGAGATTGCAGTTTGCCGCAAATGTCGTCACACGAACGATCCAATACAGCCAGCCGACCTCGAAACCCACTACTGGTCCAAATGCTTCTCGAGCATACAGATACGGTCCGCCAGTGGCAGAAAACCGACTCGCGACCTCTGCGTAACAAACGACAATAAAACTGATGATCATCGCACACGCGAAGAAGGCGACAAGGCTCCACGTGCCGATCAACGCATGAACCTTAGCCGGCAGTCCAAATATGCCGGCTCCGATTATTGTGTTTATGAATATTGCGGTAAGGTCCCAACGGCCGATGCCGCGGATCAGCTTCTGTTCGTTCATTATGCGTCACTTTTTGGCCAGCTTTTGCGGGAGATGATTTTCGTTTATACTCTGAAAATCAACTCACGTAAAGAAAGCAGCAAATAAAAATGATGCCCGTCATTAACCGATCGAAAGCGGCAGTGATCACACTGACCTTGTTTCTGACAGTCGCTGCGGCGGCGAAGATCGCGCCGAAAGAAAACGAGATCGTTAAACCCAAGGACTATCGTCCGCTTGAGATGGTCTCTTCAAACCGGCTGAAATCGGCATTGGATTCGGTAGTCGGCGAGGTGATCAACTCGTATCGTCAGCAGGGAATCAAGAATGAGGAACTCGCCGTTACGCTGATCGATCTGAGCGATCCTGCCAGACCTCAAATCGCCGACCATCGAGGTGAAGCAAAGATCTACCCGGCGAGCGTCGTCAAGATGTTCTATATGGCGGCCCTGTATCAGCAGCTCGAGGACCGAAAGGTCGCGATGACCAAAGAGCTTGAGCGTGGATTGAGGGATATGATCGTTGATTCATCGAACGAAGCGACTCAGTACATAGTCGATGTCTTAACGAACACCTCCAGCGGAAGCGAACTTTCGCAGAAGGAATTCGATCTATGGGCCTTTCGCCGCAACCGAATGAACCGGTATTTCGCGTCAATGGGTTTTACAAATATCAACGTCAACCAGAAAACCCATTGCGAGGACGCATACGGAATCGAACAGCAGTTTCGCAATTACAAAGGTGAGAATCGGAATATGCTTACGACCAACGCGGCTGCTCGCTTGATCGCCGAGATCGCTGTAGGCCGGTCAGTGAGTGCCGAACGCAGCGAAATGATGCGTCAGCTATTGAAGCGCGATCCGTTCGCAACCGGAAAAGACGCCAACAGCCAGGCAACAGATTTCTCAGGAATGGCACTATTGGAGAAAAAACTGACCGGTGCAAGGCTTTGGTCGAAGGCGGGCTGGACCAGCCGCACTCGACACGATGCGGCATACATTGAAACACCGGATGGATCGCGGTTTGCGATCGCCGTGTTTACCGAGAATCATGCCAATGAAAAAAACGTGATCCCGATGATCGTCAGTCGGATAATAGACAAACTGAGAGAGGTATAGGACAAAATGAAGCATCTAAGAAATACGCTTGTAACACTTTTGCTGTTCAGCATCGGAGCCTTCGCACAAGGTTCATATCAAAAGCCGCCGAAAGAGATCTTGGACGTACTGAACGCGCCTGCAATTCCTTCGACATCGATATCACCAACCCGCGACCGAATAGCGCTCCTTGAGATACAGCGGTATCCGCCGGTCGCGGAGCTTGCCGAACCGATGCTTCGTCTTGCCGGTTTACGGATCAATCCAACGAACAACGCACAGCATAGACAAAACTACTCAGTTGGCGTAACGCTCCAGAATATTTCCGACGGTAAGAGGACGGCTGTGAAGCTGCCTGCCGGTGCAAAGATCGTTTCTCCACAATGGTCGCCGGACGGGAAGTACATCGCCGCTGGCAATATCACTCGCTCGGGCGTGGAGTTGTGGCTGATAGAAACGGGAACCGGACGAGCGACACGGGTACCAAATATATACGTCAATACCGCATTTGGCGGATTTGGCTGGGAAGGAGCGTCGATCCTTATGGCAACGCTCGTTCCCTCAAACCGCGGTCCGGCTCCGGCCTATCAGGATATTGCTCCAATGGAACCGAACATTCAGGAGACGAGCGGGCGAAGCGGCGCTGTCGCGACATTTCAAGACCTCCTTAAGAGTCCGAATGACGAACGACTTTTCGAGTACTATACAACCTCTCAGCTCGCAACGGTCGACACAAGCGGTCGTGTTCGGACGATCGGTAAGCCCGGTATTTACGATTCGTTTTCGCCCTCACCAGACGGAAAATACTACCTCGTCTCGCGAATAAGCCGGCCGTTCTCTTACCTTTTCCCGTTCTCGCGCTTTCCGAAGGTCGTCGAGGTGTGGGATACAAATGCGAAGGTTGTTCATACGCTGGCGAACATTCCACTTCAAGATGCGCTCCCGGTTCAGGGTGTGCAGACTGGGCCGCGCGGTTACGGATGGATCCCGACCGAAGCCGCGACGCTGATGTGGGTCGAGGCTTTGGACGGTGGTGATCCGCGGACAAGAGTGACCCCGCGAGACAAGATCGTCAAGTTAGCGGCACCGTTCAGCGGGGCGCCGGTCGAAGTCGTTAAAACGGAACAGCGCTATCAGGGCCGCGCTTTCGGCGAACGTGACGGGCTGTTATTGTTTTTTGATTTCAACCGCGACACACGTAAAAGGCGGATCTTCATGACGGATCATCGGAACCCCGCAGAAGTGAAGTTGATATCCGACCTGAATGTCAGCGATAGATACAACGACATCGGAACACCTGTCACGAAAACGCTTCCAAATGGTAACAGCGTTATACGTCAATTCGGCGATCAGATCTTCTTGACCGGAGCCGGAGCATCGCCCGAAGGCGACCGTCCTTTCTTCAGGACGATGAACCTCAAAACGTTGGAAATTAGAGAGATCTTTCGTTCCGGGATCGAGGAGTACGAGTCGTTCGTCGGGATGATGGACGATGAGGGAATGAACTTTATCACCCGAAAAGAATCGATCTCTGAGCCGCCAAATCTCTTCATCAGACAAGTGTGTCCTCCCAATAAAGTTTGTACTGCGCTCGCCTACCGGCAGATCACGGATTTTAAGGATCCGTCACCACAACTACGTGGCATAACGAAGCAACTTGTAACGTACAAACGCGCCGACGGGGTCGATCTTTCGTTCACGCTTTATCTTCCGCCCGGCTATACAAAGGGAACTCGCTTGCCTACGGTTGTCTGGGCATATCCGCTTGAATTCACCGATCCCAGTGTTGCAGGCCAGGTTTCTGGTTCGCGCAATCGTTTCACCCAGATCGGCGGTTATTCTCATCTCTTCTTTCTGCTCCAGGGCTATGCTGTCCTCGATGACGCGACAATGCCTATCGTGGGAGATCCTGAAACAGTCAACGATACTTTTGTTAAGCAGATCGTTGATTCGGCAAAGGCCGCGATTGACAAGGGAGTTGAGTTGGGTGTGGTCGATCCGGAGCGCGTTGGCGTCGGAGGCCATAGCTATGGAGCATTCATGACCGCTAATCTGCTTGCTCATTCCGATCTATTCAGGGCAGGTATCGCCCGAAGCGGCGCTTACAATCGGACGCTAACGCCGTTCGGTTTTCAGTCAGAACGTCGGACCTTTTGGGAAGCTCCGGATCTGTATGCGAAGGTCTCTCCATTCTTCTACGCTAACAAGATCAATGAGCCGGTGTTGTTGATCCATGGGGAAGCTGATAACAATCAGGGAACGTTTCCGATACAGTCTGAGCGATTGTTTGCTGCGATCCGCGGAAATGGCGGCACTGCTCGCCTCGTAATGCTTCCGCTTGAATCACACGGCTACGCAGGACGCGAGTCAATAGAACACACGCTTTTCGAACAGATAAATTGGTTCGATAAGTATGTTAAAAATGCGTCTCCCCGCAGGTCTTCTCAGACCGCTTCAAGGTAGACGTCCTATTTCGATCTGAACGAT
The DNA window shown above is from Chloracidobacterium sp. and carries:
- a CDS encoding insulinase family protein, whose protein sequence is MLRKIFSLAMIVTLVSSIGLGQRKPAFKIDFEKFTLPNGLEVIFHIDRSDPVVAVSLTAHVGSAREKAGRTGFAHMFEHLLFLESENLGKGGLDKLTARIGGSGANGSTSRDRTNYLQTVPKDALEKMLWAEADKLGWFINTVTEAVLAKEKQVVKNEKRQGVDNNPYGHTSYVIDKALYPEDHPYNWQVIGSLEDLQNAELEDVKEFFRKWYVPNNVTLTVAGDFDKAQAKRWVEKYFGEIKRGEDIKPLEKRPGVVKETVKFYHEDNFARLPELTMAWPTVEEFHPDSYALSVLAQYLSRGKKAPFYQVLVENRKLAANLRTSNDTSELAGQFELSVRAFAGKDLDEVAAGVDEAFAKFEREGISENDLNRIKAGQETQFYNSLSSVLGKGVQLTQYNIFAGDPGFVEKDIANILAVTSADVRRVYEKYIKNKNYVATSFVPKGKIELALEGSKIAAVVEEQIVQGAEQEVDPTIAAKYERTPSSFDRTVEPPFGPTPEVKLPIIWESKLSNGMRVYGIENVEVPLVQFEIVMDGGLLLEDINKVGVSQLLGQLMTQGTAKRTPVELEEAIQQLGATINVGAGTEDFRFRVNTLARNFAPTLALLEEMLLEPRWDAKEFDLIKQRTIASIRQQEALPNSIAQIEFNKLVYGESDIRSKNPLGSIASVNSITMDDLKAYYARNLSPSVARMHLVGAIDKKQVAGGLKSLTSRWKAKPVTLPVLKAPSRPERSQVYFYDVPGAVQSVLRIGYPSMGMNDPDQYPAVVMNYILGGGGFASRLTQQLRETKGYTYGINSSFSGTRDTGLFSIFSGVRSNVTLESVQLIRLIVDNYAKDFSTDDLATTKSFLTKSNARAFETSGAKLNMLENISKYGWRPDYVKQREQIVREMTVERIRELSGKYLDSGRMYWLVVGDAKSQLPRLKELGFGEPIVISSKN
- a CDS encoding NAD-dependent epimerase/dehydratase family protein — protein: MAKKKAIAKTEKKILITGGTGFLGAEIVRRLTDAGARNLRVMASRVPDWMKESGVEPMLGSVTSRENVAAAVANVSVVLHLAGKVSRNNDDAAAMNKIHVEGTRLLCEAAKVAGVQTVVLASSSGTIAVSEDPEEIDETYPQPVDVISRWAYYSSKYYQERTALENFDGDGRKLVILNPTLLLGPGDERLSSTKVVLDFLGRKIPYCPSGGLSVVDNRDVAKAFINSIEKGRHKEKYLLGAGNMTFADFFGRLSRLSGISPPMLRVPKKIAVAGAGIIDSVFRNWNKTSPIEPGEVEQAEYFWYLNSAKAEEELGFVPRDTQETLQDTITYLRKNFLGADVFS
- a CDS encoding amino acid permease, producing the protein MNEQKLIRGIGRWDLTAIFINTIIGAGIFGLPAKVHALIGTWSLVAFFACAMIISFIVVCYAEVASRFSATGGPYLYAREAFGPVVGFEVGWLYWIVRVTTFAANCNLLITYFGFFVPQASQGTFRVASISVVVLTIFVVNLIGVKQSAMMTNIFTAGKLIPLFVFVAVGIFFIQPENFTFDTVPEYGAFSSAVLLLIYAFVGFEVGVVMGGETKDPQRNTPIALFVALGVVAVLYILIQVVSIGTLSGLAQSERPLADAGAIFLGTYGAAFITVGALVSILGNLNVGLLGSTRLLFAMSENGDLPSTLSRTHESFKTPWVSILLTSVVILILTIFSTFLTALAIATITRLLVYATTCLALPVFRRRGDAPEARFSAPFGVLAAILSIGLIVWLLTRVDFAKEGIPILIAIVIGLIIYFFSGWLKGRREVAKND
- a CDS encoding serine hydrolase; its protein translation is MMPVINRSKAAVITLTLFLTVAAAAKIAPKENEIVKPKDYRPLEMVSSNRLKSALDSVVGEVINSYRQQGIKNEELAVTLIDLSDPARPQIADHRGEAKIYPASVVKMFYMAALYQQLEDRKVAMTKELERGLRDMIVDSSNEATQYIVDVLTNTSSGSELSQKEFDLWAFRRNRMNRYFASMGFTNINVNQKTHCEDAYGIEQQFRNYKGENRNMLTTNAAARLIAEIAVGRSVSAERSEMMRQLLKRDPFATGKDANSQATDFSGMALLEKKLTGARLWSKAGWTSRTRHDAAYIETPDGSRFAIAVFTENHANEKNVIPMIVSRIIDKLREV
- a CDS encoding S9 family peptidase, coding for MKHLRNTLVTLLLFSIGAFAQGSYQKPPKEILDVLNAPAIPSTSISPTRDRIALLEIQRYPPVAELAEPMLRLAGLRINPTNNAQHRQNYSVGVTLQNISDGKRTAVKLPAGAKIVSPQWSPDGKYIAAGNITRSGVELWLIETGTGRATRVPNIYVNTAFGGFGWEGASILMATLVPSNRGPAPAYQDIAPMEPNIQETSGRSGAVATFQDLLKSPNDERLFEYYTTSQLATVDTSGRVRTIGKPGIYDSFSPSPDGKYYLVSRISRPFSYLFPFSRFPKVVEVWDTNAKVVHTLANIPLQDALPVQGVQTGPRGYGWIPTEAATLMWVEALDGGDPRTRVTPRDKIVKLAAPFSGAPVEVVKTEQRYQGRAFGERDGLLLFFDFNRDTRKRRIFMTDHRNPAEVKLISDLNVSDRYNDIGTPVTKTLPNGNSVIRQFGDQIFLTGAGASPEGDRPFFRTMNLKTLEIREIFRSGIEEYESFVGMMDDEGMNFITRKESISEPPNLFIRQVCPPNKVCTALAYRQITDFKDPSPQLRGITKQLVTYKRADGVDLSFTLYLPPGYTKGTRLPTVVWAYPLEFTDPSVAGQVSGSRNRFTQIGGYSHLFFLLQGYAVLDDATMPIVGDPETVNDTFVKQIVDSAKAAIDKGVELGVVDPERVGVGGHSYGAFMTANLLAHSDLFRAGIARSGAYNRTLTPFGFQSERRTFWEAPDLYAKVSPFFYANKINEPVLLIHGEADNNQGTFPIQSERLFAAIRGNGGTARLVMLPLESHGYAGRESIEHTLFEQINWFDKYVKNASPRRSSQTASR